The Acidimicrobiales bacterium sequence TGTCGTGTTGGACGTGCTCAACACCGGCGCGGCGCCCCACAACGTGCAGCTCGCGAACGGCCCTCAGACGGCTGACCTCCAGTCCGGCGAGCACACGCTCCTCGATCTCGGCAACCTCGCACCGGGGACCTATGAGCTCTTCTGCGACATTCCCGGCCACCGCGAGTCGGGCATGACGACGACCTTCACCGTGGTTCCCGAAGCCGACGCGGCGCCGACTCTCATCTCGACCGAGCGCAGCGACGAGCCCGACTGGGCCCATCTCGATGCGGCCATGCTGGACTCGATCCGGGCGTTCCCTGCCGAGACCGAAGGCCTCGGCAACGTGCCGCTCGCGCCCACCATCCTTCCGGACGGGACCAAGGAGTTCGATCTCACGGTCGCCATCACGCCGTGGGAGGTCGAACCGGGCCGAATCGTCGACGCCTGGACCTACAACGGGATCGTGCCCGGCCCCGAGATCCGGGTCGATGTCGGGGACAAGGTGCGGGTGAACGTCCAGAACGACCTGCCCCTCGGCACCGACATCCACTGGCACGGCATCCCGACGCCCAACGACCAGGACGGCGTGGCCCCGATCACCCAGGATCTGATCGAGTCCGGGTCGGACTACACCTACGAGTTCGTGGCCGAGCGAGCCTTGATCGGCATGTACCACGCCCATCACCACGGCCAGATGGCCATCCCCAACGGTCTCTTCGGGGTCTTCACGGTCGGCGAGATCCCGGTGCCCCGCGGCCAGACGGTCAGCGGCATCGAGATTCCCGAGGACCTCGTCATCGACCACGAGATCCCCATGGTGCTCAACGACGCCGGCGTGATCGGCTACTCGTTGAACGGCAAGTCCTTCCCCGCGACCGAGCCCTACGTCATCGAGTCCGGCGAGTGGGCCGCGGTCACCTATTACAACGAGGGACTCCAGATCCACCCGATGCACCTGCACCAGTTCCCCCAGATCGTCGTGGCCAAGGACGGCTTCCCGCTCGACAATCCGTATGTCGCCGACACCGTCAATGTCGCACCGGGGGAGCGTTACACCGTGCTGATCAACCCGAACCTCGAAGGCACGTGGGTGTGGCACTGCCACATCCTCACCCACGTCGAGCGGGACGAGGGGATGTTCGGCATGGTCACCGCCATCGTGGTGACCTAGCGGCGCCGTCCGCCCCTAG is a genomic window containing:
- a CDS encoding multicopper oxidase domain-containing protein, coding for MSVARRGALLALVLVVVLAGCAPDDELLGEVQLDDVPTDAVVPLVDLSEFAIRGDLTVPAGHVVLDVLNTGAAPHNVQLANGPQTADLQSGEHTLLDLGNLAPGTYELFCDIPGHRESGMTTTFTVVPEADAAPTLISTERSDEPDWAHLDAAMLDSIRAFPAETEGLGNVPLAPTILPDGTKEFDLTVAITPWEVEPGRIVDAWTYNGIVPGPEIRVDVGDKVRVNVQNDLPLGTDIHWHGIPTPNDQDGVAPITQDLIESGSDYTYEFVAERALIGMYHAHHHGQMAIPNGLFGVFTVGEIPVPRGQTVSGIEIPEDLVIDHEIPMVLNDAGVIGYSLNGKSFPATEPYVIESGEWAAVTYYNEGLQIHPMHLHQFPQIVVAKDGFPLDNPYVADTVNVAPGERYTVLINPNLEGTWVWHCHILTHVERDEGMFGMVTAIVVT